A single Iodidimonas sp. SYSU 1G8 DNA region contains:
- a CDS encoding malonic semialdehyde reductase, which translates to MSATLSDEHLDTIFRAARTQNKWLPKPVSAEQLVAIYDLMKWGPTSANCFPMRLVFAHSQAEKDQLATMVSPGNVEKVKTAGAVAIIGHDMKFYDQIPRLFPHAPEAREWFANDEQVAATTAFRNGTLQGAYLMIAARALGLDTGPMSGFNNAAVDAAYFAGTDVRSNFLCAIGYGDPDGLFPRSPRPDFAEMCDIR; encoded by the coding sequence GTGAGCGCCACCCTGTCCGACGAGCATCTCGACACCATCTTCCGCGCCGCCCGCACCCAGAACAAGTGGTTGCCCAAGCCGGTATCGGCCGAGCAGCTCGTGGCGATCTACGATCTGATGAAGTGGGGGCCGACCAGCGCCAATTGTTTTCCCATGCGGTTGGTCTTCGCGCATTCGCAGGCGGAGAAGGACCAGCTGGCGACCATGGTCTCGCCGGGCAATGTGGAGAAGGTGAAAACGGCGGGCGCCGTGGCCATCATCGGCCATGACATGAAGTTCTATGACCAGATTCCCAGGCTGTTTCCCCATGCGCCTGAAGCGCGGGAATGGTTCGCCAATGACGAGCAGGTGGCCGCCACCACCGCCTTTCGCAACGGAACGCTGCAGGGCGCCTATCTGATGATCGCGGCGCGGGCGCTTGGCCTGGATACGGGGCCCATGTCCGGATTCAACAACGCGGCGGTGGACGCGGCCTATTTCGCCGGCACGGATGTCCGGTCGAACTTCCTGTGCGCGATCGGTTACGGCGATCCCGATGGACTGTTTCCGCGCAGCCCGCGTCCCGACTTCGCGGAAATGTGCGACATCCGCTAG
- a CDS encoding NifU family protein codes for MFIETERTPNPATLKFLPGREIMGDTTVHFANAQAAARSPLALRLFDLDGVAAVFLGSDFITITTDGTDWQDLKPAVLGAIMEHLTAGLPVVEQDTAADAVTDSGEEDDDVVRQIKDLLDTRVRPAVAQDGGDIVFKGFEDGIVYLHMQGSCAGCPSSTATLKHGVENLLRHFVPEVAEVRQI; via the coding sequence ATGTTTATCGAAACCGAACGGACGCCCAACCCGGCGACGCTGAAATTCCTGCCCGGCCGCGAGATCATGGGCGACACGACGGTGCATTTCGCCAATGCGCAGGCCGCCGCCCGGTCACCGCTGGCGCTGCGTCTGTTCGACCTCGACGGTGTCGCCGCCGTGTTCCTGGGCAGCGACTTCATCACCATCACCACCGATGGCACCGACTGGCAGGACCTGAAGCCGGCGGTGCTGGGCGCCATCATGGAGCATCTGACGGCGGGTCTGCCGGTGGTGGAACAGGACACTGCCGCCGACGCGGTCACGGACAGCGGCGAGGAAGATGACGACGTGGTTCGCCAGATCAAGGACCTGCTCGACACGCGCGTGCGCCCCGCCGTGGCCCAGGATGGCGGGGATATTGTCTTCAAGGGCTTCGAGGACGGCATCGTCTATCTGCACATGCAGGGCTCGTGCGCCGGCTGCCCCAGCTCGACCGCCACGCTGAAGCACGGCGTCGAAAATCTCTTGCGCCATTTCGTGCCGGAAGTGGCGGAAGTCCGCCAGATCTGA
- a CDS encoding universal stress protein produces MADTAADRRKFLVVVDDTPECHNAMRYAARRAAKTGSGVILLFVVAPPEFQQFAGIEAVMREEAHEEAQQVLRALATRLKADTQIDAELIVREGKPAPEILRLVAEDTAIHVLVLGAGNGSDGPGPLVSSFAGQFAATMPIPLTIVPGHLDMAQIDRIA; encoded by the coding sequence TTGGCAGACACCGCCGCCGACCGCCGCAAGTTCCTGGTCGTGGTCGACGATACGCCCGAATGTCATAACGCGATGCGCTATGCCGCGCGCCGCGCGGCCAAGACCGGTAGTGGTGTCATTCTGTTGTTCGTGGTCGCCCCGCCGGAGTTCCAGCAGTTCGCCGGCATCGAGGCGGTGATGCGCGAGGAGGCGCACGAGGAGGCCCAGCAGGTCCTGCGGGCGCTCGCCACCCGGCTCAAGGCCGATACACAGATCGACGCCGAACTGATCGTGCGCGAAGGCAAGCCGGCCCCTGAAATCCTGCGCCTCGTGGCCGAGGATACGGCCATTCACGTGCTGGTCCTGGGGGCGGGCAATGGCTCCGATGGTCCGGGCCCGCTGGTCAGTTCCTTCGCCGGTCAGTTCGCCGCCACCATGCCGATTCCGCTCACCATCGTGCCCGGCCATCTCGACATGGCGCAGATCGACCGGATCGCCTGA
- a CDS encoding DUF4136 domain-containing protein: MANTSKIIVALAAVLMLAGCASKFRSDVSSWHRLPAPSGETFVIDAKDPRKQGSLEFAQYASLVAAQLERVGYRSAARGGQPDLIVRLDYGLDGAREKVRSSGGGLYGGYYGYHRPFWGPYGWGYGGFDDYPDVRSYTVYQRKLEMEIADARNPGQNLYETRVVSDGRSNRLEEVMPLMVRTLFEEFPGPSGVTREISIDLDKAPASSRY; the protein is encoded by the coding sequence ATGGCCAATACATCAAAGATCATCGTTGCGCTCGCCGCGGTTCTCATGCTGGCGGGCTGCGCCAGCAAGTTCCGGTCCGACGTGTCGAGCTGGCACAGGCTGCCGGCCCCCAGCGGCGAAACCTTCGTCATCGATGCCAAGGACCCGCGCAAGCAGGGCAGCCTCGAATTCGCCCAGTACGCCAGTCTCGTCGCGGCCCAGCTGGAGCGGGTAGGTTACCGTTCCGCAGCGCGCGGCGGACAACCCGACCTCATCGTCCGGCTGGACTACGGCCTCGACGGCGCCCGTGAAAAGGTGCGCAGCTCGGGCGGCGGGTTGTATGGTGGCTACTACGGCTACCACCGGCCCTTCTGGGGTCCCTATGGCTGGGGCTATGGCGGCTTCGACGATTATCCTGACGTCCGGTCCTACACGGTCTATCAGCGCAAGCTGGAAATGGAGATCGCCGACGCGCGGAATCCGGGCCAGAATCTGTACGAAACCCGTGTCGTGAGCGATGGCCGCTCGAACCGGCTGGAAGAGGTGATGCCCCTGATGGTGCGCACGCTGTTCGAGGAATTCCCCGGTCCCAGCGGTGTCACCCGCGAGATCAGCATCGATCTCGACAAGGCGCCCGCGTCCAGCCGTTACTAG
- the trpS gene encoding tryptophan--tRNA ligase, with amino-acid sequence MTATVFSGVQPTGNLHLGNYLGAIRNWVKMQDEYDCIYAIVDMHAITLFQSPEELRRNTREVAAAVIACGVDPSRAVLFNQSQVPGHAELAWIFNCVARMGWLARMTQFKDKAGKHRERASVGLYVYPNLMAADILLYKATHVPVGEDQKQHLELARDIAQKFNVDYETDFFPLPEPLILGEATRVMSLKDGTKKMSKSDPAEVSRINLSDGPDEIARKVRKARTDAEPLPGLAKDLKDRPEARNLVGIFAALSDMTADQVCAQYDGAQFSAFKQDLTDLAVAKLGPISAEFERLRGDPAYVEGILNQGAARAHERAQPILRQVKDIVGFLQAG; translated from the coding sequence GTGACGGCGACGGTATTTTCGGGCGTGCAGCCCACGGGTAACCTGCATCTGGGGAACTATCTCGGCGCCATCCGCAACTGGGTGAAGATGCAGGATGAGTATGATTGCATCTATGCGATCGTCGACATGCACGCGATCACCCTGTTCCAGTCGCCGGAGGAGTTGCGCCGCAACACCCGCGAGGTGGCGGCGGCTGTGATCGCCTGCGGCGTGGACCCGTCGCGCGCCGTGCTGTTCAACCAGAGCCAGGTGCCCGGCCATGCCGAGCTGGCCTGGATCTTCAATTGCGTCGCCCGCATGGGCTGGCTGGCGCGCATGACCCAGTTCAAGGACAAGGCCGGCAAGCACCGCGAGCGGGCGAGCGTCGGCCTTTACGTCTATCCCAACCTGATGGCGGCGGACATCCTGCTCTACAAGGCGACGCACGTGCCGGTGGGCGAGGATCAGAAGCAGCATCTGGAACTGGCGCGCGACATCGCGCAGAAGTTCAACGTGGACTACGAGACCGATTTCTTCCCGCTGCCCGAACCGCTGATCCTGGGCGAGGCGACCCGCGTCATGTCGCTCAAGGATGGCACCAAGAAGATGTCCAAGTCCGATCCCGCCGAGGTGTCGCGCATCAATCTCAGCGACGGCCCGGACGAGATCGCGCGCAAGGTACGCAAGGCGCGGACCGATGCCGAGCCTTTGCCCGGCCTCGCCAAGGATCTGAAGGACCGGCCGGAAGCCCGCAATCTGGTCGGCATCTTCGCCGCCTTGTCCGACATGACCGCCGACCAGGTCTGCGCGCAGTATGATGGCGCGCAGTTCTCCGCCTTCAAGCAGGACCTGACCGATCTCGCGGTGGCCAAGCTGGGCCCGATCTCGGCCGAGTTCGAGCGGTTGCGGGGCGACCCGGCCTATGTGGAGGGCATTCTCAACCAGGGCGCCGCGCGGGCCCATGAGCGGGCCCAGCCCATCTTGCGCCAGGTCAAGGACATCGTGGGCTTCTTGCAGGCAGGATAA
- the murJ gene encoding murein biosynthesis integral membrane protein MurJ, which yields MSLGRATATIGGFTAISRVAGFARDILMTGVLGAGVVADCFVVAFKLPNFFRRLFAEGAFNAAFVPLFTRKLTEDETGASARVFAEETLAVLLTVLLAFVGLVQAIMPWFMLLLAPGFTGDPAKFDLAVELTRITFPYLLFISLVSLQGGILNACGRFAAVAGTPIILNLTMIAAMLWLTDYLPAGHALAWGVTAGGLAQFLWLFGSLRSAGMGLRLRWPRLTPNVKQLLLLMAPAAVGAGAMQVNLLIDMMIASFLPAGSISYLFYADRLNQLPIGVIGVAVGTALLPMLSRQVAAGQEEDSRASMNRAMEIGLFLTIPCAVASMIVPVPLIATMFERGEFTATDTWNTALTLAAFAAGLPAYILVKILTPGFFARHDTRSPVRYSIVCLVLNTLISLVVLFASLQGYFEKAFVGLAAATALSSWLNVAFLTRGLMKRGHFKVDARLRHRFPRMLAASAVMGAVLWGLAWALGPWSGPEATELRRVLGMAVIVTSGILVFGAVAHLTGAVRLGELRGMLRGKTGS from the coding sequence ATGTCTCTGGGACGCGCGACCGCGACGATTGGCGGCTTCACGGCGATCAGCCGCGTGGCGGGGTTTGCCCGCGATATCCTGATGACCGGCGTGCTGGGCGCCGGTGTTGTCGCCGACTGCTTCGTCGTCGCCTTCAAGCTGCCGAACTTCTTCCGCCGCCTGTTCGCCGAAGGCGCGTTCAACGCCGCCTTCGTGCCGCTGTTCACCCGCAAGCTCACCGAGGACGAGACCGGCGCCAGCGCTCGCGTGTTCGCCGAGGAAACCTTGGCGGTACTGCTTACCGTGCTGCTCGCGTTCGTCGGGCTGGTGCAGGCGATCATGCCCTGGTTCATGCTGCTGCTGGCGCCGGGGTTCACCGGTGATCCGGCCAAGTTCGACCTGGCCGTCGAGCTGACTCGAATCACCTTTCCCTACCTGCTTTTCATCAGTCTCGTGTCGCTGCAGGGCGGCATTCTCAATGCCTGCGGGCGGTTCGCCGCCGTGGCCGGCACGCCGATCATCCTCAACCTGACCATGATCGCGGCCATGCTGTGGCTGACTGATTACCTGCCGGCGGGCCATGCGCTGGCCTGGGGCGTCACCGCGGGTGGGCTCGCCCAGTTCCTCTGGCTCTTCGGCTCGCTCCGGTCGGCGGGCATGGGCCTTCGGCTGCGCTGGCCCAGGCTCACCCCGAACGTGAAGCAGCTTCTGCTGCTGATGGCGCCGGCCGCGGTGGGCGCGGGCGCCATGCAGGTCAATCTGCTGATCGACATGATGATCGCCTCCTTCCTGCCGGCCGGTTCGATCTCGTATCTGTTCTATGCCGACCGGCTGAACCAGCTGCCCATCGGTGTCATCGGCGTCGCCGTCGGCACGGCCTTGCTGCCCATGCTGTCGCGCCAGGTGGCGGCGGGCCAGGAGGAGGATTCCCGGGCCAGCATGAATCGGGCGATGGAGATCGGCCTGTTCCTGACCATTCCCTGCGCCGTGGCGTCGATGATCGTGCCGGTGCCACTGATCGCCACCATGTTCGAGCGTGGCGAATTCACCGCCACCGACACCTGGAACACGGCGCTGACCCTGGCGGCCTTCGCCGCCGGCCTGCCGGCCTACATCCTGGTGAAGATCCTGACGCCGGGCTTCTTCGCCCGTCACGATACCCGCTCACCGGTACGCTATTCCATCGTCTGCCTGGTGCTGAACACGCTGATCAGCCTCGTCGTCCTGTTCGCGAGCCTACAGGGCTATTTCGAAAAGGCATTCGTCGGGCTGGCGGCGGCGACCGCCTTGTCGTCTTGGCTCAACGTGGCGTTCCTGACGCGGGGCCTGATGAAACGGGGTCATTTCAAGGTCGACGCGCGCCTGCGCCACCGCTTCCCGCGCATGCTCGCCGCGTCGGCGGTGATGGGCGCGGTTTTGTGGGGGCTGGCCTGGGCGCTCGGTCCGTGGTCGGGTCCGGAGGCGACCGAACTGCGCCGTGTCCTCGGCATGGCCGTGATCGTGACGTCCGGCATCCTGGTCTTCGGCGCCGTGGCCCACCTGACCGGCGCGGTGCGGCTGGGCGAGTTGCGCGGCATGCTGCGGGGCAAGACCGGGAGTTGA
- a CDS encoding [protein-PII] uridylyltransferase, which yields MQQVANRKAIIDRQALIETLERLAEESAADKLRGVLVKTLQDALAAGDAEVRRRLHAGEGGRKVAHARSFLIDQLIRVLYDFTLAYEYRASNPSSSEHLSVVAVGGYGRAEMAPFSDVDLLFLLPYKQTAWGEQVVEFMLYVLWDLGLKVGYSVRSVEECLRLSRKDLTIRTALLEMRYVWGDRNLFEELRTRFDKEVVAVSGPDYVEAKLAERDERHKRMGDSRYLVEPNLKDGKGGLRDLHTLYWLLKYLYRADDVGVLVEKGVLSATEKQRFDKAEKFLWTVRCHLHDMVGRAEERLTFDVQKPLSERLNYTDHAGTAGVERFMKHYFLVAKDIGDLTRIFCAHLEDQHQKKPLLRLPRIGLRRRELEGFEVEGDRLGFADPKDIERDPVSILRLFRVAQKRELDIHPEALRLITRNLGRIDKAVRNDPEANAIFLEMLTSPKDPGTTLRRLNEAGVFGRFIPDFGRVVAQMQHDMYHHYTVDEHTIRAIEILSKIEAGNLGDEHPTLHKVIHKVLSRRVMYVSVLLHDIAKGRGGDHSVLGAKVAERLCPRLGFSEGETEATAWLVRWHLLMSNTAFKRDISDPKTIKDFCDVVQSPERLRLLVCLTVVDIKAVGPGVWNGWKGQLLRELYYNAEDFLTGGHLSDGAARRAQAARDALRKALADWSDEAFDAYAKRHYDLYWTGTPLEVQIDDARLVATADAADERYRLAARSDTFQAATNLTIYTQDHPGLFARIAGAIALLDASIVDAKIFTTKDGMALDHFTIQDRGGTAFTDKTRLQRLEKTIQQTMAGEVIPRRELAKPPAMPSRTRKVFTVAPIVLIDNNASHTHTVIEVNGRDRPGFVHDVTRALFDLKLTISSAHIATYGERAVDTFYVRDLFGHKITHEGRLKAIEDRLLEALREPPGDRRAAKKAETKDEAAPTPKPSAKAAKNAAAAE from the coding sequence ATGCAACAGGTCGCCAACCGCAAAGCCATCATCGACCGTCAGGCGCTGATCGAGACGCTCGAGCGCCTTGCCGAGGAGTCCGCGGCCGACAAGCTGCGCGGCGTGCTGGTCAAGACGCTGCAGGACGCGCTTGCCGCCGGCGACGCCGAGGTGCGCCGCCGCCTGCACGCGGGCGAGGGCGGCCGCAAGGTGGCGCATGCGCGCTCGTTCCTGATCGACCAGCTGATCCGTGTGCTCTACGACTTCACGCTCGCCTACGAATATCGCGCCTCCAACCCGTCCAGTTCCGAGCACCTGTCGGTGGTCGCCGTCGGCGGTTACGGCCGCGCCGAGATGGCGCCGTTCTCCGACGTCGATCTGCTGTTCCTGCTGCCCTACAAGCAAACCGCCTGGGGCGAGCAGGTGGTCGAGTTCATGCTCTATGTCCTGTGGGATCTGGGTCTCAAGGTCGGATATTCGGTGCGCTCCGTCGAGGAGTGCCTGCGTCTGTCCCGCAAGGACCTCACGATCCGGACCGCCCTGCTCGAGATGCGCTATGTCTGGGGCGACCGCAATCTGTTCGAGGAGCTGCGTACCCGCTTCGACAAGGAAGTGGTCGCCGTTAGCGGCCCGGATTACGTGGAAGCCAAGCTGGCCGAACGCGACGAGCGTCACAAGCGCATGGGCGACAGCCGCTATCTGGTCGAGCCGAATCTGAAGGACGGCAAGGGCGGCCTGCGCGACCTGCATACGCTGTACTGGCTGCTGAAATATCTCTATCGCGCCGACGATGTGGGCGTTCTGGTGGAAAAGGGCGTGCTCTCGGCGACCGAGAAGCAGCGCTTCGACAAGGCCGAGAAGTTCCTCTGGACGGTGCGCTGCCATCTGCACGACATGGTCGGACGGGCCGAGGAACGGCTGACCTTCGATGTGCAGAAGCCGTTGTCGGAACGCCTCAACTATACCGATCACGCGGGCACGGCGGGTGTCGAGCGCTTCATGAAGCACTACTTCCTGGTGGCCAAGGACATTGGCGACCTGACCCGTATCTTCTGCGCCCATCTGGAAGATCAGCACCAGAAGAAACCGCTGCTGCGTCTGCCGCGCATCGGCCTGCGCCGGCGCGAGCTGGAAGGCTTCGAGGTGGAGGGCGACCGGCTGGGCTTCGCCGATCCCAAGGATATCGAGCGCGATCCAGTATCGATCCTGCGCCTGTTCCGCGTCGCCCAGAAACGCGAGCTGGACATTCATCCGGAAGCGCTGCGGCTGATCACGCGCAATCTGGGACGGATCGACAAGGCGGTGCGCAACGATCCCGAGGCGAACGCCATCTTCCTCGAGATGCTGACCTCGCCGAAGGATCCGGGGACGACCCTGCGCCGCCTCAACGAAGCCGGCGTGTTCGGGCGGTTCATTCCCGATTTCGGCCGTGTCGTGGCGCAGATGCAGCACGACATGTACCATCACTACACGGTGGACGAGCACACGATCCGCGCCATCGAGATCCTGTCCAAGATCGAAGCCGGCAATCTGGGCGACGAGCATCCAACCCTCCACAAGGTCATCCACAAGGTCCTGTCGCGCCGGGTGATGTATGTATCCGTGCTGCTGCACGACATCGCCAAGGGACGCGGCGGCGACCATTCGGTGCTGGGCGCCAAGGTGGCCGAGCGTCTCTGCCCGCGTCTGGGCTTCTCGGAGGGCGAAACCGAAGCGACGGCGTGGCTGGTGCGCTGGCATCTGCTGATGTCGAACACGGCCTTCAAGCGCGACATCAGCGACCCCAAGACCATCAAGGACTTCTGCGACGTGGTGCAGAGTCCCGAGCGTCTCCGCCTGCTGGTGTGCCTGACCGTCGTCGACATCAAGGCGGTCGGACCCGGTGTCTGGAACGGCTGGAAGGGCCAGTTGCTCCGCGAACTCTATTACAACGCCGAGGATTTCCTCACCGGCGGCCATCTGTCGGATGGCGCCGCCCGGCGCGCCCAGGCCGCGCGCGATGCCCTGCGCAAGGCGCTCGCCGACTGGTCCGACGAGGCCTTCGACGCCTATGCCAAGCGGCACTACGACCTGTACTGGACGGGCACGCCGCTCGAGGTGCAGATCGACGACGCGCGCCTCGTGGCCACCGCCGATGCCGCCGACGAGAGATACCGCCTCGCCGCCCGTTCCGACACGTTCCAGGCCGCGACCAACCTGACCATCTACACCCAGGATCATCCCGGCCTGTTCGCGCGGATCGCCGGCGCCATCGCGCTGCTGGATGCGTCCATCGTCGATGCGAAGATCTTCACCACCAAAGATGGCATGGCCCTCGATCATTTCACGATCCAGGACCGAGGCGGCACGGCCTTCACCGACAAGACCCGGTTGCAACGACTGGAAAAGACCATCCAGCAGACCATGGCGGGCGAGGTCATCCCGCGCCGCGAGTTGGCAAAGCCGCCGGCCATGCCCAGCCGTACCCGCAAGGTGTTCACGGTGGCGCCGATCGTGCTCATCGACAACAACGCCAGCCACACGCATACGGTGATCGAGGTGAACGGCCGCGACCGCCCCGGCTTCGTGCACGATGTGACGCGCGCGCTGTTCGATCTGAAGCTGACCATTTCTAGCGCCCATATCGCCACCTATGGCGAGCGGGCGGTCGATACGTTCTACGTGCGCGACCTGTTCGGACACAAGATCACGCATGAGGGACGCCTGAAGGCCATCGAGGACCGATTGCTGGAGGCGCTGCGCGAACCCCCGGGCGACCGGCGCGCCGCCAAGAAGGCCGAGACGAAGGACGAAGCCGCCCCAACGCCCAAACCCTCCGCCAAGGCCGCCAAGAATGCCGCTGCCGCCGAATAG
- the mutS gene encoding DNA mismatch repair protein MutS gives MMAQYLEIKAQYPDSLLFYRMGDFYEMFFDDAVKAAEALDITLTKRGRHQGEDIAMCGVPVHASDGYLARLIRKGFRVAVCEQIEDPAEAKKRGSKSVVRRDVVRLVTAGTLTEETLLDARRHNYLAALGRAEGALALAWLDMSTGDFSTGPTTAEDLEADLARLQPGELLVPETLGAVAEVREALDDWHTALTPLPSARFNSQRGEEVLKRQFAVASLDGFGAFTRAELAATGALVAYLDDTQKGTLPRLRPPQRVEAHATMAIDAATRRSLELIRSQQGERGGTLLSCIDRTVTGAGARLLAERLSSPLTDPVEIDHRLDAVAWFMERPALAAKLRDMLRACPDLERSLSRLSLGRGGPRDLAAIAQGLARAGEIQQLIGKAVSEVALSRAPRVIAVAAEDLGSHGGLVGLLSGALVEEPPLIARDGGFIAPGHDPALDELRQLRDQSRQLVAGLQGRYKDHTAIASLKVKHNNVLGYFIEVPASHGDRLLKPPLNEVYIHRQTMAGAVRFNTTELAELDSRISRAADQALALELSLFEALSAQVTADWAAISLAARALAVLDVGAALADLAAAHNYCRPQVDDSLAFDIRGGRHPVVEAAVAAQSRASFVANDCDLGEGRRLWLVTGPNMAGKSTFLRQNALIAILAQIGAYVPASSAHLGVVDRLFSRVGASDDLARGRSTFMVEMVETAAILNQAGPRSLVILDEIGRGTATYDGLSIAWAAVEHLHDVNRSRGLFATHYHELTALTGKLEALSPHTMKVREWQGEVVFLHEVGPGAADRSYGIQVARLAGLPPAVVTRAQAVLQKLEAGGQSGPVTGLAEDLPLFAAHLRQSAPPPAKASPLAEALAGVNPDEMTARQALDLVYRLRGLLDE, from the coding sequence ATGATGGCTCAATATCTGGAGATCAAGGCGCAGTACCCCGACAGCCTGCTGTTCTACCGGATGGGCGACTTCTACGAGATGTTCTTCGACGACGCCGTCAAGGCGGCGGAGGCACTCGACATCACGCTGACCAAGCGGGGCCGGCACCAGGGCGAGGATATCGCCATGTGCGGCGTGCCGGTCCATGCGTCCGACGGGTATCTGGCGCGGCTGATCCGCAAGGGCTTTCGCGTCGCCGTGTGCGAGCAGATCGAGGACCCGGCCGAGGCCAAGAAGCGCGGCTCCAAATCGGTCGTGCGGCGCGACGTGGTCCGGCTGGTCACCGCCGGCACGCTGACCGAGGAAACCCTGCTCGATGCGCGCCGCCACAATTACCTGGCCGCGCTGGGACGGGCCGAGGGCGCGCTGGCGCTGGCCTGGCTCGACATGTCGACGGGCGATTTTTCCACGGGACCGACCACGGCCGAGGATCTGGAGGCGGACCTTGCCCGCCTGCAGCCCGGCGAGTTGCTGGTGCCGGAGACGCTGGGCGCGGTCGCCGAGGTGCGGGAGGCGCTGGATGATTGGCACACCGCGCTGACGCCGCTGCCATCCGCGCGGTTCAATTCCCAGCGCGGCGAGGAGGTGCTGAAGCGCCAGTTCGCCGTGGCGAGTCTCGATGGCTTCGGCGCCTTTACCCGGGCCGAACTGGCGGCGACGGGCGCGCTGGTCGCCTATCTGGACGATACCCAGAAAGGCACGCTGCCGCGTCTGCGGCCGCCGCAGCGGGTCGAGGCGCATGCCACCATGGCCATCGACGCCGCCACCCGCCGTAGCCTGGAACTGATCCGCAGCCAGCAGGGCGAGCGCGGCGGCACGCTGCTCTCGTGCATCGACCGCACGGTGACCGGCGCCGGCGCGCGCCTGCTGGCCGAGCGCCTGTCGTCGCCGCTGACCGATCCCGTCGAGATCGATCATCGCCTCGATGCCGTGGCCTGGTTCATGGAGCGTCCCGCGCTCGCCGCGAAGCTGCGCGACATGCTGCGGGCGTGCCCGGATCTGGAGCGGTCATTGTCGCGTCTGTCGCTGGGCCGTGGCGGCCCACGGGATCTGGCCGCCATCGCGCAGGGCCTGGCGCGCGCGGGCGAGATCCAGCAGTTGATCGGCAAGGCGGTGTCAGAGGTCGCGCTCAGCCGGGCGCCGCGCGTGATCGCGGTGGCCGCCGAGGATCTGGGCAGTCATGGCGGCCTCGTGGGCCTGCTGAGCGGCGCGCTGGTCGAGGAACCGCCGCTGATCGCCCGCGATGGCGGTTTCATTGCTCCGGGCCATGATCCGGCGCTGGACGAGCTGCGCCAGCTTCGCGACCAGTCCCGCCAGCTCGTCGCCGGGTTGCAGGGCCGCTACAAGGACCATACCGCGATCGCCAGCCTGAAGGTGAAGCACAACAACGTGCTCGGCTATTTCATCGAGGTGCCGGCCAGTCATGGCGACCGCCTGCTCAAGCCGCCGCTGAACGAGGTGTATATCCACCGGCAGACCATGGCCGGCGCGGTCCGGTTCAACACCACCGAACTGGCCGAGCTGGATTCGCGCATCAGCCGCGCCGCCGACCAGGCCCTGGCGCTGGAGTTGAGCCTGTTCGAGGCGCTTTCGGCGCAGGTGACGGCGGATTGGGCGGCGATCTCGCTGGCGGCGCGGGCGCTGGCCGTGCTCGATGTCGGCGCGGCGCTCGCCGACCTGGCCGCCGCGCACAATTACTGCCGGCCGCAGGTGGACGACAGCCTGGCCTTCGACATCAGGGGCGGGCGCCATCCGGTGGTCGAGGCCGCCGTCGCGGCCCAGTCGCGCGCCAGCTTCGTCGCCAATGACTGCGATCTGGGCGAGGGCAGGCGGCTCTGGCTCGTCACCGGTCCGAACATGGCGGGCAAGAGCACGTTCCTGCGCCAGAACGCGCTGATCGCGATCCTGGCCCAGATCGGCGCCTATGTGCCGGCCTCGTCCGCTCATCTCGGCGTGGTCGACCGCCTGTTCAGCCGCGTCGGGGCCAGCGACGACCTGGCGCGCGGCCGCTCGACCTTCATGGTCGAGATGGTCGAGACGGCCGCCATCCTCAACCAGGCGGGGCCGCGCTCGCTGGTGATCCTGGACGAGATCGGCCGGGGGACCGCCACCTATGATGGCCTGTCCATCGCCTGGGCGGCCGTCGAGCATCTGCACGACGTCAATCGCAGCCGGGGCCTGTTCGCCACCCATTATCACGAGCTGACGGCGCTGACCGGCAAGCTGGAGGCGCTCAGCCCGCACACCATGAAGGTGCGCGAATGGCAGGGCGAGGTGGTCTTCCTGCACGAGGTTGGACCCGGCGCGGCCGACCGGTCCTACGGCATCCAGGTGGCCCGGCTCGCCGGACTGCCGCCGGCCGTCGTCACCCGGGCTCAGGCCGTCCTCCAGAAGCTGGAAGCGGGCGGCCAGTCCGGGCCGGTCACCGGCCTCGCCGAGGACCTGCCGCTGTTCGCCGCGCATCTGCGCCAGAGCGCGCCGCCGCCAGCCAAGGCGTCGCCGCTCGCCGAGGCGCTGGCGGGCGTCAATCCGGACGAGATGACCGCGCGTCAGGCGCTTGATCTGGTCTACCGCCTGCGCGGATTGCTTGACGAATAG